In a genomic window of Thermodesulfovibrionales bacterium:
- the pfp gene encoding diphosphate--fructose-6-phosphate 1-phosphotransferase yields the protein MAKRTKDIVGIIVGGGPAPGINGVISSSTIEAINQGKRVIGITGGFKSLFNGDSSCANPLTMDDVSRIHTEGGSILRTSRDYPERVKERFGVLMSTLKGLGVKYLITIGGEGTLYMANWIEKESRGSLSVVHVPKTIDNDIPLPGGASTFGYETARHWGVEIVKNLMEDSRTTGRWYFITTMGRNTGYLALGIGKAAGATITLIPEEFKDGALSFMTVSDILTASMIKRLSMGRDHGVAILAEGISERLDLEELSRYGQLEKDETGRIRLSEIQLGRVLRYFVKKTLDSFGINATIVDKNVGYELRAADPIPFDIEYTRNLGYGAVRYLLRGGTGALISYYEGDLKSTPFVEMIDYATGKVKIRTVDITSEAYEVGRKYMIRLEREDLEADNLKRIAKVANLSPEDFRDRFGPLSS from the coding sequence ATGGCCAAAAGGACCAAGGATATCGTCGGCATCATTGTGGGTGGGGGCCCTGCACCGGGAATTAACGGTGTCATAAGCTCTTCGACGATTGAGGCGATCAATCAGGGGAAGAGGGTCATCGGGATTACGGGTGGCTTCAAGAGCCTTTTCAACGGCGACAGTTCCTGCGCAAACCCTCTCACCATGGACGATGTCTCACGGATCCATACTGAAGGTGGATCTATCCTCAGGACTTCCCGCGACTATCCCGAACGAGTGAAAGAGCGATTCGGGGTCCTCATGTCTACGCTCAAAGGCCTCGGCGTCAAATATCTCATAACCATAGGCGGCGAGGGTACCCTGTACATGGCGAACTGGATTGAGAAGGAATCGAGGGGTTCCCTCAGCGTCGTCCATGTGCCGAAGACCATCGACAACGACATTCCCCTGCCGGGAGGGGCATCGACCTTCGGGTACGAGACTGCAAGGCATTGGGGGGTCGAGATCGTCAAGAACCTCATGGAGGATTCCAGGACCACGGGGAGATGGTACTTTATAACAACGATGGGCAGGAATACGGGCTATCTGGCATTGGGCATAGGCAAGGCCGCGGGCGCAACGATAACCCTGATTCCCGAGGAATTCAAAGACGGCGCCCTCTCCTTCATGACGGTTTCAGATATCCTCACAGCGTCCATGATAAAGAGACTCTCTATGGGCAGAGACCATGGAGTTGCAATCCTTGCTGAGGGGATATCCGAAAGGCTTGACCTTGAAGAACTGAGCCGTTACGGACAGCTCGAAAAGGACGAAACGGGAAGGATACGGCTTTCTGAGATCCAGCTCGGAAGGGTTCTGAGATACTTTGTGAAGAAGACCCTCGATTCTTTCGGCATAAATGCAACGATCGTTGATAAAAACGTGGGGTATGAATTGAGGGCTGCAGACCCCATCCCCTTTGATATCGAATACACGAGGAATCTTGGGTACGGTGCTGTCCGCTACCTTCTGAGAGGCGGCACCGGAGCCCTTATTTCCTATTATGAAGGGGACCTCAAGTCGACGCCCTTCGTCGAGATGATCGATTACGCCACGGGGAAGGTCAAGATAAGAACGGTCGATATCACTTCCGAGGCCTATGAGGTTGGCAGGAAATATATGATCCGCCTTGAACGTGAAGACCTTGAGGCAGATAATCTCAAGCGCATTGCGAAGGTGGCGAACCTTTCCCCCGAGGATTTCAGGGATAGGTTCGGCCCGCTCAGTTCGTAG